The genomic DNA ATGGGTCCTGTTCCCCATTTTCATTTGCCTAACTTATTGGGTAGTTTGGAGTTTTAGATATTTCTGGGGCATGGGGAAGTTTGAGCAGATCGCCTTGTCTTCTCTGGATGCAGGGCTATGGTATACCTCGAGTTTGCTATTTTCCTGTCTGCAAAAAGGGATCCTGGATTTATTATAGACCATCAGTTGTCTTTGGTTGGTTGTCATAGTATTTCAACGAGTACTTGAGAAAAGAGTCATTAATGGTTGCTTCTTGTAATATCTGCTTTACATCATCTTTCGTGGAGCTGCACTCTTTCTTGGGTAGCATAATTGTGACAAATATAAAAGGGAGTTGCCTTATTTTCTATGTATATCTTTGTGCAGATCTTGTTGCAATAGCAGAAAGAATGGCTACCGTGAAGCACAAAATCCTTGTGTTATCAGGTAAAGGTGGGGTTGGGAAGAGCACATTCTCGGCACagctctcttttgccctagccTCCATGGACTTCCAGGTGGGTCTTCTCGATATTGATATTTGTGGTCCCAGCATCCCGAAGATGCTTGGCCTTGAGGGACAGGATATCCACCAGAGCAACCTTGGGTGGTCTCCTGTATATGTGGAATCCAACCTTGGTGTCATGTCTATTGGTTTTATGCTCACAAACCCTGATGATGCCGTCATATGGAGAGGTCCCCGTAAAAATGGGTTAATCAAGCAGTTTCTCAAGGACGTTTACTGGGGAGAGCTCGACTTCTTAGTGGTTGATGCCCCGCCTGGGACCTCAGATGAGCACATCTCGATTGCGCAGTGCCTTCAGGTTAGAGAAGAAATCAACTatgcatttttctttattctttcttgttttcttATAAGATTGAGAGAGAGGTCAAGCTGCCCAAGTTTTTATTGATAAAACTGGAAGTTCCCTAAAACATATGGTGGAACGATTGAAAGATATATCTTGATATCGAATGGCGAAGTGAGATTCTGAACTCAAGAGTAATTCCTTTAAATACAGGTATGCGGGATAGATGGGGCGATCATAATCACCACACCTCAGCAGGTTTCCCTTATCGATGTCCGCAAAGAGGTGAGCTTCTGCAAGAAGCTTGGTTTGCCTGTCCTTGGAGTGGTCGAGAACATGAGCGGGCTGTGCCAGCGGATTGCAGACCTCAAGTTTGTGAAAATGACCGAGACCGGAGAAGAGAGAGACATGACCCAGTGGGCCATGGAATATCTGAAAGAAAAGGCACCTGAGTTACTGGGCTTGGTAGCTTCGACTGAAGTTTTCGACAGTAGCAGTGGCGGGGCCTTGAGGATGTGCCAGGAGATGGGGGTCCCCTTCCTAGGGAAGGTGCCATTGGACCCTCAGCTCTGCAAGGCAGCCGAGGAAGGAAGGTCGTGCTTTGAAGACCAGAAGTGTGGCATCAGCGCCCCAGCTCTGAAGAGGATCATCGATAAGTTGTTGGAAAATCCAGGGCTGTCAACATTGGCCATAGATAACGGCGCTTAGCTAACGTAATGGATACATGTTTGCACAGATTGTCATCCTCGTGATCAAGATTTTTCAATGTTCTTGTAGGTCGTCGTAAATTAAGTGTCTATGCTTGTGTAATATTCTGATATCATTCGGCATGGAAATTCCGAAGTTGAAATAAAAGAATGTTACTTCGGCTATTATCTTTGCTTGAATcgaagataaaataaaaaaaaaattataatacgATATCTCCTCTCTTCGGATCCCTCTATCCAAATGCAGGATAAAAGGGACACGATGTAATAGCTCTAATGACGGTTACTGTTACGAGATCGAAATTAAGTCATCGAGTTGATGATAAAATGGACTGAAGTTCCAAAGGACATTTTGCATTTGATCCGTTGAGAGGAAGGGCGGTGTTAGCATCACAGTTAGGTGTACGATGGTGACCGGAGATGGACGACCCGATTGCCCCACACCAATGGCTAGTGGTCATAGCCTCGTTGGCCTCGGCAGCCCCAGGACCTATCACTAATGGGGCTCGGCCAGGGAGGCGAGGCCTCCCTGGTTCGAGACCTCCTTCGGATCTCCGGTTGGGAAATCAATAATAAGTTATATTACCATTTCTCGACCGCTGATCTGGTCAATCGCCCAGACGAGCCAACAGCCCAAAATCAACGGTGATTCGGCCACCTACCGGTCCGACCGGCACCCATCAACCGTCCGATTCAACAGCAACAGGTTCTCGACAGTCCAGCGTGTGTATCCACGCGCTCACGCGCCCCGTCCTCGTCGAGTCCGCCACTACCACTTTGTCTGGTCGTGATGTGTCCTTTATATATGAGAAGAACCCTAATCTAATCGTCACTCACGTCTCCACTCCGCTTCGACTCTCCGCTCCGTACCACTCTCTTCTGCACTCATCTGCTTCTCAGGCTCAGCTCAGCTCCGCTCCGGATCCATGGCGAAGATCAAGATCGGCATCAACGGTACTGTCTCTGGATCTCTCGTCTCCTTCTCGATCGGTTGTTGTTGTACGTGTTTCTATTTGTGATGTCATTTCTGTTTCTCTGTCGTGCCAGGGTTCGGAAGGATCGGCCGTCTCGTCGCGAGGGTCGCCCTGCAGAGGGATGACGTCGAGCTCGTCGCCGTCAACGATCCATTCATCACCACCGATTACATGGTAACTTCATTGCTCATGTCCGATGTCCGCcattttcatccttttttttatttttaaatttggaTCCATGTCCCCGTGGGCTTGATGAATATTCGGTCGTGTTACATAGTCATCTGTCTAGGATTAGCTTGCCTTTCTGATCGACTGCTCAGATGATCATGTGATTATTGCGGATCTAGCTGAACTCTTTGTGGAAGATATATCTATTGAGAGTTCTGTAGATCTGTACTCGTGTAATCGAGTTTTCGCTCGCCTTCTGCAGACCTATATGTTCAAGTATGACAGTGTTCACGGTCAGTGGAAGCACCACGAACTGAAGGTCAAGGACGAAAAGACCCTCCTTTTCGGCGAGAAGCCTGTCGCTGTTTTTGGGATCAGGTAGTTATTGCTGCTTATTATAGTCAAGTCGTACGCACTCATGATTTTCTCCTTGTTTAATTGGATTGTGACATTGAGTCTAAAACTTGTTTTAGGAACCCTGAGGAGATCCCGTGGGCTGAGACAGGAGCTGAATACATTGTCGAGTCCACTGGTGTGTTCACCGATAAGGACAAAGCAGCTGCCCACTTGAAGGTGTCTACTATTGCCTTGTCTTCTCTGCTTTGATTGGACGATACATCTTATGTGATGTGGAGAGTTAATAGATTTCTTGAATTTTAGCTCTTTGTGCTCTTACTTAAGCAGTTTCTACTGCTAGTAACTTTGTTATCAGCTTTCCGGCAAAGAAGAAAACTGCATAAAATTGCCCCTCTTTATTATTGAGGAGTGTTGTTTCTTTTGGATCTAGGGTGGTGCCAAGAAGGTCGTCATTTCTGCCCCGAGTAAGGATGCTCCCATGTTTGTTGTGGGTGTCAATGAGAAGGAATACAAGCCTGACCTTCACATTGTATCCAATGCTAGCTGCACAACCAACTGCCTTGCTCCACTTGCAAAGGTATTTTAGGTTCTTTTTCGGCTCTGTAATGGTTAAGTAATTGCCATTGCCTTGAATTGGACACTGGATACGTGTGGCTCATTCTTTTTGATTGTATAATTTGCTAGGTTATCCATGATAGGTTTGGTATCGTGGAAGGTCTCATGACCACTGTCCACTCCATCACAGGTGAGTGTCTTGTCTGCTAGAGGTTCGatttgtttgttttcttttggGGGACAATGTTTAGTTGattaaacttttattttgcAGCCACACAGAAAACTGTTGATGGACCATCAATGAAGGATTGGAGAGGTGGCAGAGCTGCCTCATTCAACATCATTCCTAGCAGCACAGGAGCTGCCAAGGTTTGTTATATAATCTTTGCACAAAGTAGGTGGAGTTTTATTGCTCACAATGACATCTGTCTGAGATAGCTTATGTGCTATATGTTATTGTGCAGGCTGTTGGGAAAGTATTGCCATCACTCAATGGAAAGTTGACTGGAATGGCTTTCCGCGTCCCCACTGTTGATGTTTCAGTGGTAGATCTTACTGTCAGACTTGAGAAAGGAGCCACTTATGATGAGATCAAAGCTGCCATCAAGTAAGGAAATTGTTCTGAGTAGAGTTTTTGTCTGAAAAGTCAATTCTCCCTGCGTCTATCCATGCGCAGGCTGAAAAAAGAACTGATCAGTactttaaattaattaatgggtGCATTCTCTCCATTGCATGTGCTCATCCTCTTACTCTGTGTGGCGTGGCGTAGGGCGGAATCTGAGGGAAAACTGAAGGGAATTCTTGGTTACACCGAGGATGATGTGGTTTCAACTGACTTTGTGGGTGACAACAGGTGATGATTCATTCCACTTAATGACTCTTCAAGGCTTGAAGCCCTTTCTTTTCCCCCATTTGGCCTGCTGTTTGAGTAGCTGATCCTTTTGCTGCAGGTCAAGCATCTTCGATGCCAAGGCTGGAATTGCTTTGAACAAGAACTTTGTTAAGCTTGTCTCTTGGTATGACAACGAATGGGGCTACAGGTAAACATAAATCcttttatatgcatatatgcatCTCCAGATATTCCCCATCTCATAACACGAGCAAACATGGACATTCTCTCTATAACAGTAAATTTCTAGGTTGGGTTCATTTCCTACTTTTCTTGTTTGGATTATGCGGTATTGTGCCGGACACACACTGTAATATATGTTTTGTGGTCATATCCTTATGATGTTAGAACAATACCATGAACTGGTTAACAAATCTGTAGCTGTCATGCAAGCTTTCACTGGGCTGCCATTAAATAGTGCTTCATGTTCATGTGTTATGTTGTGTCTACAGTAAGTTTACCAGATTTGAAGATTAGAAGACACTGATAGTGCATGTACCTTGCATGTAAATTACCAGATTTTAACATATTATGCTCTGGCCTGTTCTTTGGTTGCAGCACTCGTGTCATTGACTTGATCTGCCACATGGCCTCTGTCCAGTAAGAGTGCTCTCAGGGTTAGATTACCGTCGATGATGGAAGGGGGAGCACTGTTGCTACCGATTGTTGTTTATGCATAACTAGTGAGAGAGGCAAGCAAACTGCTCATGAAGTAATGGAGGACTGCCTATGATGATGGCATAGAATGatgttttgtttttgttttttgtttctGTTTTGTGACCTAGTTCTATATTTCTCCATCTCGAAAGTCGGCTGGGTGTGTTCTAAGAGTGGTTTTTGGTAATAATTTCGACTCTATGTTGGTCTCGTTCAGCTACTTATATTACCTACCCTCTCAgtgttttttaatattttccctACTTAAAAAGTCGAGAAACGGGGAATTGGACTAATATCGTGAatctgttcccttccagtacAGGCTCCACTATCCAAACAAAAGATTAATGTTTTCCACCGCCTTATATTTGTAGATTAAACCATGCTTTTTCTTTGGAAAAATGTGTTCCTCGTCGAATGTTTGAAGTGTTCACTCAACTAGGGAAATGTACTGCACTGAACAAGGGAAAGGGAAATGGAGGGAATGGATCTATATGCCTCCCAGCATGATGGTAATGGACTTCATTTCAAGTCAATTCAGTGGTTGTTGGATTGATGTGTGCGCGCCATCGGTAGTTTCAGAATTACTCAATCTTTTATTAGTAGTCCATTCACGAGTAAGGAATATATCCAATCGCAATTCAAATTGATGCCAATGTCAGAAAGGATCAATATGCCAACTTCACCTACTAACATTTCCATTGATTGTCCATCCAACGATAAACCTCTGTAGTTGAACTTTGGTGAAGTTGATGAGGCTTGGAGAGTAGTGGGGACAACTGTTATCTATTGTCAGTTATCAGTATTCAAACATAAACACCGAAATTGTTCAGCCACTCTCTTGCTTCGAGCCTACTGCACTTGTATTTCGATTTCTTTTCATTGTCAAGCTGATTCCTTTCAATTCTGTTTTTGCACTTCCGGCTTCAATTGGCCGAGAGAAGAGTGAGTTCGTGGCAGAGGTAGAGAAGAGGGCAAAGTACAGCCAGGGCGCGACAGAAGCTATACTCGGATCATGCAGAACTTAGCCATCTCGTTTTCTCTTCTCATTACCGGCCCATGCATCCGACAGCACTGAGCGTCCTGATGTCATCAGCACCATTTCACCCTGATTGCATAATTGAATGCCGCGCTGCTTTCTCTTCTCACGGGCCCATGTACCCGATCGCGATAAGCCGCTGAGCAACCTGACATCATCAGGCACCGTTATTCACCTGTTACATTGATCAATTCTTGTCAAACTTTCTGGGAAAATTGTTTATTGCTTCCATCTCTCTTCGGAAGTAACAACTCATTGATCATGTATGTAGCAAACGAGAAGTTATAAACATAATCACTGTGAGCACAAAAATATTACCTGTGCATGCATGATATGTCACTAGTCTGACATAACAAATCTCTAGGCAGATGAAGCTTCAGCCGGGTAATTGTTCCCTCTAAACTTCCCATTTACAAGAATGTCGTACGTAATATTATCGGGTACAAGGCCTCTGTCGAGCATCTCATCGTGCAAACTGAACGCCTTTTGCAGCTTCCCCTCCCTAAAGTGTGCGGCGATCAACATGTTATAaatcagaacactcgggacCACACCCTTCTGATGCATCTCTTGCATAACCGCTTCCGCATTTTTCACTCGTCCCTTGTTGCAGAGACCGTTTATCAAAGCGGTGTACAGCGTGACATCAGGTGCTATACCCTTATTGAGCATCTCCGTATAATACTCTGATGCCATAAGCAGCTTACCTTCTTTCAGCAACCCATCGATAAGGGTCGTGTAGGTTATCAAGTCGCAGGGGATACCCTCCTCTACCATTTTCTTGTGGATCCCGAGCGCTGCTACCATGTTGTTGAGGTTTCTATAGCCACTAATCATAGAACTGTAGACGACCTTATTCGGAGATAACCCAACTTCAAGGAGCTCAGAGTAGAGTTCATGGGCCCTTTCCATATCCTTGTTTCGGCAGAAACCGTCAATAAGAGCACTATATGCTGTAAGATCCAACTTGAGGCCCCTAGCCTTCATCTCGTTCCGCAATCTGAGTGCGAGACCCATGTTATTGCTCTTGCAGAAACCGTCAATCAAGGTTGTGTAGGTAACGACATTTGGGGAGACTCCATTTATGGGCATCTCTCTGAAAATACCTAATGCAGAATTGGTATCACCCTCCTTAATAAGCCCATGTATGATGGTATTGTAAGTCATGCAAGTTGGCGTGAAACCTTCATCGATGAATTTTGTCAACATAACCCTCGCATCACTTGTGCGACCCACTTTGCAAAGACCATTTATGACTGTGTTTATCGTGACGGTGGAGCGATCAATTCCTGCATCGGCCATTTCCTCCAACAAATCAAAGGCCCGAATACTGTCCCCTTTCTTGAAAAACCCATCTATTAAGATGGAGTATGTTATCACGTTAGGTTTCATGCCCTTTTCTGCGATCTCCGACAACATCCTAGTGGCTGCTTCCATGTCTCCATCTCTGCAGTGTCCGAGCATCATGGTGTTGTACGATACTATTGTAGGCGCTATACCGCTACTCATCATCTTACCCCATAAGTTGCAAGCCTCAGTTATTTTGCCCTCGTTGCACAGCCACGATAGAAACTGATTATAAGTGAAAACATTAGCAATACCCTCATCAGATGCCTCTTCAAACACTCGATATGCCTCATCCTTGGAATTCTGTTCCAAGTAACCTCGTATCAATGTGTTCACGTTAAAGACACTAGGCCTTATGCCCATCAGTTTCATTTGGGAGTAAAACTCATGTGCCTTTTCCACATTCTTGTTCCTGCAGCAGCCCTCAATCAAAACCGAAAATGTGACCTCGTTCGGGACGAGACCTTCCTGAGAAACTCTATCGAACAAATTCAGAGCATTCTCGAGGTTGCCCGACATGCAGTATCCTTTCATCAAACTCGTGTAAACCACCAAATTCAAACTCTTCCCACTGCTTAACATCTCATCCTTAACCCTTAAAGCCTCTTCTAGGTTGCCTTGCTTCACGCATGCCCCAATAACACAACCAAATATACCAACTGAAGGAACCCACACCTTTGCTTTCATCTCCTCCAGCAACAAACAAGCTGATCTTGAGTTGGGCTTCTGACAGACTGCTTGTATTGCAATACTATAACACGCTGCGTCGAGTTCTACCCCGCTGCCTACTGCCTGTCTGAAGTACTCCTCCGCCTCCTCGGGCTTTTTCTGTATCAAGCAAGCCTGCATAATGATGTGAACCGCGAAGCAATCACATCTCGCCCCTTTCGAAACCATCTGGTCATACAATCGCCGTGCTTCTTCGACCATATTCCTCTTCACCAGAGCAGCCAACAAATTGTTGAATATTATATTGCCGGGCATTATGTCATGCTTCGCCATTGTACTGCAACAATCTACAGCATCCTCAACCCGACCGGCCTGAGTGCAACTATCCAACACGTAGTCAAAAACTGGCAATTCGAGCTCAAACTCAAACCTTTGCGCGCATTCGATCAAGCGATCCACGAGCATGCTCGAAGACGGTCCCGAATCTCCTGAAAAAGCTCCATCGAGCACACTCCGCACCAGCCTCTTAGACTTCGGAGACCGCA from Punica granatum isolate Tunisia-2019 chromosome 2, ASM765513v2, whole genome shotgun sequence includes the following:
- the LOC116197930 gene encoding cytosolic Fe-S cluster assembly factor NBP35; this encodes MENGEVPENANDNCPGTRSETAGKAESCQGCPNQEACATAPKGPDPDLVAIAERMATVKHKILVLSGKGGVGKSTFSAQLSFALASMDFQVGLLDIDICGPSIPKMLGLEGQDIHQSNLGWSPVYVESNLGVMSIGFMLTNPDDAVIWRGPRKNGLIKQFLKDVYWGELDFLVVDAPPGTSDEHISIAQCLQVCGIDGAIIITTPQQVSLIDVRKEVSFCKKLGLPVLGVVENMSGLCQRIADLKFVKMTETGEERDMTQWAMEYLKEKAPELLGLVASTEVFDSSSGGALRMCQEMGVPFLGKVPLDPQLCKAAEEGRSCFEDQKCGISAPALKRIIDKLLENPGLSTLAIDNGA
- the LOC116197931 gene encoding glyceraldehyde-3-phosphate dehydrogenase, cytosolic, which produces MAKIKIGINGFGRIGRLVARVALQRDDVELVAVNDPFITTDYMTYMFKYDSVHGQWKHHELKVKDEKTLLFGEKPVAVFGIRNPEEIPWAETGAEYIVESTGVFTDKDKAAAHLKGGAKKVVISAPSKDAPMFVVGVNEKEYKPDLHIVSNASCTTNCLAPLAKVIHDRFGIVEGLMTTVHSITATQKTVDGPSMKDWRGGRAASFNIIPSSTGAAKAVGKVLPSLNGKLTGMAFRVPTVDVSVVDLTVRLEKGATYDEIKAAIKAESEGKLKGILGYTEDDVVSTDFVGDNRSSIFDAKAGIALNKNFVKLVSWYDNEWGYSTRVIDLICHMASVQ
- the LOC116197929 gene encoding pentatricopeptide repeat-containing protein At3g54980, mitochondrial, producing the protein MYRAVRSPVVNSLQLRALLLRSVADSKCLCSQSQSPDDTGPGSTGAEESDAARISADNPLEAEAADHQLAASAAKSRHLAPVDIINTILSHRHEPELALKYFRRVEGRRGFVRSVDVFCVLLHVLMRSPKSKRLVRSVLDGAFSGDSGPSSSMLVDRLIECAQRFEFELELPVFDYVLDSCTQAGRVEDAVDCCSTMAKHDIMPGNIIFNNLLAALVKRNMVEEARRLYDQMVSKGARCDCFAVHIIMQACLIQKKPEEAEEYFRQAVGSGVELDAACYSIAIQAVCQKPNSRSACLLLEEMKAKVWVPSVGIFGCVIGACVKQGNLEEALRVKDEMLSSGKSLNLVVYTSLMKGYCMSGNLENALNLFDRVSQEGLVPNEVTFSVLIEGCCRNKNVEKAHEFYSQMKLMGIRPSVFNVNTLIRGYLEQNSKDEAYRVFEEASDEGIANVFTYNQFLSWLCNEGKITEACNLWGKMMSSGIAPTIVSYNTMMLGHCRDGDMEAATRMLSEIAEKGMKPNVITYSILIDGFFKKGDSIRAFDLLEEMADAGIDRSTVTINTVINGLCKVGRTSDARVMLTKFIDEGFTPTCMTYNTIIHGLIKEGDTNSALGIFREMPINGVSPNVVTYTTLIDGFCKSNNMGLALRLRNEMKARGLKLDLTAYSALIDGFCRNKDMERAHELYSELLEVGLSPNKVVYSSMISGYRNLNNMVAALGIHKKMVEEGIPCDLITYTTLIDGLLKEGKLLMASEYYTEMLNKGIAPDVTLYTALINGLCNKGRVKNAEAVMQEMHQKGVVPSVLIYNMLIAAHFREGKLQKAFSLHDEMLDRGLVPDNITYDILVNGKFRGNNYPAEASSA